In the genome of Hyphobacterium sp. CCMP332, one region contains:
- a CDS encoding sodium:solute symporter gives MSPGLVFFIIASYFLLLIILARLTAGKGDSDSFFTANKNSPWYLVAFGMIGASLSGVTFISVPGWVGSSNFSYMQIVLGYLVGYFVIANVLLSIYYKLNLTSIYTYLESRFGFFSYKSGAAFFLLSRTIGAAFRLYLVAMVLQISLFDAWEVPFMATVAITILLIWVYTYRGGIKTIVWTDTLQTLFMLIAVFVSIYVISNDLNIDLTSLPGFIADQEMSRIFEWDWNSSQNFFKQFFAGTFIAIAMTGLDQDMMQKNLTCRNLKDAKKNMYWFSSSLVFVNLLFLILGLLLYNYTDFHSISLPERSDDLFPFLAVHHFPTYAGIIFLLGMTAAAYSSADSALTSLTTSFCVDFLNFKKIDDEKQKRKIRLKTHLGFSVLLFMVIVVFRILNDDTVISAIFKVAGYTYGPILGLFTFGIFTRYSIKDKYVPIVVLISPAISYFLDHMLPIWFEGFSLGFTVLIINGAFTFLGLLLLKNRRP, from the coding sequence ATGTCACCAGGATTAGTTTTTTTCATAATCGCTTCGTATTTCCTCCTATTGATCATTTTGGCTCGTTTAACTGCCGGAAAGGGAGATTCTGATTCTTTTTTTACTGCCAATAAAAACTCCCCCTGGTATTTGGTGGCTTTTGGAATGATTGGTGCTTCGCTCTCTGGAGTGACGTTTATTTCAGTACCCGGTTGGGTGGGATCGTCCAATTTTAGCTATATGCAGATTGTCTTGGGCTATTTGGTGGGTTATTTTGTAATTGCCAACGTTCTTTTATCCATTTATTATAAGCTTAATCTTACCTCTATTTATACTTACCTGGAATCCCGATTTGGTTTTTTTAGTTATAAAAGCGGTGCTGCATTTTTCCTTTTGTCCAGGACCATTGGTGCGGCTTTTCGTCTTTACCTTGTTGCAATGGTCTTGCAAATATCTCTTTTTGATGCCTGGGAGGTTCCTTTTATGGCAACTGTGGCCATTACCATCCTTCTCATTTGGGTGTATACTTATCGCGGAGGAATAAAAACAATCGTATGGACGGATACCTTGCAAACCCTGTTCATGTTAATTGCTGTTTTTGTAAGCATTTATGTGATTTCAAACGATCTTAATATTGATTTAACCTCACTACCTGGATTTATTGCGGATCAGGAAATGTCCAGAATTTTTGAGTGGGACTGGAATAGCTCTCAAAATTTCTTTAAACAGTTTTTTGCGGGCACATTCATTGCCATTGCCATGACCGGGCTCGATCAGGACATGATGCAGAAAAATCTCACCTGCCGCAATTTAAAAGATGCCAAGAAAAACATGTATTGGTTCAGTTCGAGTTTGGTATTTGTAAATCTACTCTTTCTAATACTCGGGCTTTTACTTTACAATTACACTGATTTTCATAGCATTTCCCTTCCGGAAAGAAGCGATGACCTATTCCCGTTTCTGGCTGTTCATCATTTTCCAACTTATGCCGGAATTATCTTCCTGTTGGGAATGACGGCCGCAGCCTATTCCAGTGCCGATTCAGCCCTAACCTCCCTTACTACATCATTTTGTGTTGATTTTTTAAACTTCAAAAAAATTGATGACGAAAAGCAAAAACGCAAAATCAGGCTTAAAACTCACCTGGGTTTCTCTGTATTGCTTTTTATGGTAATAGTCGTCTTCAGAATTTTAAACGATGACACCGTTATTAGTGCCATTTTCAAAGTGGCCGGTTATACCTATGGCCCAATTTTGGGTTTATTCACTTTCGGCATTTTTACGCGTTATTCAATCAAGGATAAATACGTACCAATAGTGGTTT
- the recR gene encoding recombination protein RecR: MQYPSRLIEKAVEEFSRLPGIGSKTALRLVLHLLKKDKSQSQALSESIQELREKIRYCEKCCNISDKNVCEICANPGRDTEILCVVQDVRDVMAIENTGQYRGLYHVLGGIISPIEGISPNELNIDSLLKRVKEEAIKEIIFALSSTMEADTTAFYISKKLKDNDVKMSSIARGIPIGGELEYADEITLARSISQRMTYRTD; the protein is encoded by the coding sequence ATGCAATACCCATCCCGTCTAATTGAAAAAGCCGTAGAAGAATTTTCAAGGCTTCCGGGAATTGGAAGTAAAACTGCCCTTCGATTGGTTTTACATCTTTTAAAAAAGGACAAGTCACAATCTCAGGCGCTATCAGAATCCATACAGGAATTGCGTGAAAAAATTCGCTATTGTGAGAAATGCTGCAATATTTCAGATAAAAATGTTTGTGAAATCTGTGCCAATCCTGGAAGAGATACAGAAATACTTTGTGTAGTACAGGACGTAAGGGATGTCATGGCCATTGAAAATACCGGCCAATATCGCGGTTTATATCATGTTTTGGGAGGAATTATTTCTCCTATTGAAGGCATAAGCCCTAATGAATTGAATATAGATTCTTTGCTTAAAAGAGTGAAAGAAGAGGCTATAAAAGAAATTATATTTGCACTCAGCAGTACAATGGAAGCTGATACCACAGCTTTTTATATTTCAAAGAAATTGAAAGATAATGATGTCAAAATGAGTTCCATCGCCAGAGGGATACCAATCGGTGGGGAATTAGAATACGCCGATGAAATTACGCTCGCCAGAAGTATTTCTCAAAGAATGACTTACAGAACCGACTGA
- a CDS encoding ATP-dependent Clp protease adaptor ClpS, protein MHNHKEEEIELLEEVGTDLDRDLIVFNDDFNTFDHVIETLIKICRHSAEQAEQCTWIIHYNGKCSVKKGNEQKLIPMRNAICDRGISAEVI, encoded by the coding sequence ATGCATAATCATAAGGAAGAAGAAATTGAACTTCTGGAAGAAGTCGGTACAGACCTTGACCGTGATCTGATTGTATTCAACGACGATTTTAACACTTTTGACCATGTGATTGAAACGCTTATAAAAATCTGTAGACACAGCGCAGAACAGGCCGAACAATGCACCTGGATCATTCATTACAATGGTAAATGCAGTGTTAAAAAAGGGAATGAGCAAAAACTTATTCCTATGCGAAATGCAATTTGCGACAGAGGAATATCTGCGGAGGTAATCTAG
- a CDS encoding glycosyltransferase family 2 protein — MAEKQLSVIIVSHNALLYLDLTLRSLIEATDHIQSEIILVDNASTEPVVNWVREHFSEVVLIASERNLGFGKANNRGLKEAKSKRILFLNPDTIVSKRNIDSSLELFDRDAKIGAIGLRMINGMGLFLPESKRSVPGLWSSFSRVLGLSSLFPKSRLFASYRMGNIPEKASAEVEVLSGACMFLNVKEKELQQFDTDYFMYGEDIDISYRIKKAGYSVRYLGEETMVHFKGESTNKKAWWYYYWFYKTMWIFRKKHFRNFHHQIINALLFPAIWGLMFLGYLKGQIPEKKPSGKSGFKSYHIVGNKSLKLELSLQKFQNKAREIELRKAELIIIDVDYTGYSEVIELLDLKPDDQKVIFWNEEMGKFFGAY; from the coding sequence ATGGCTGAAAAACAGCTTTCAGTTATCATTGTTTCTCACAATGCCCTGTTATATCTCGACCTGACACTCAGATCGCTCATCGAAGCTACTGATCATATACAATCTGAGATTATTCTTGTTGATAATGCTAGTACAGAACCCGTTGTAAATTGGGTACGCGAACATTTTTCCGAAGTTGTATTAATTGCTTCCGAACGAAACCTCGGATTTGGCAAGGCCAATAACCGTGGCTTAAAGGAAGCGAAGTCCAAAAGAATTTTATTCTTAAATCCCGACACTATTGTTTCTAAAAGGAATATTGATTCATCGCTGGAATTATTTGATCGCGATGCAAAAATAGGAGCAATTGGATTGAGAATGATCAATGGGATGGGTCTTTTTTTACCCGAATCAAAGCGATCGGTACCGGGACTTTGGTCCTCATTTTCGAGGGTTTTGGGATTAAGCAGTTTATTTCCAAAAAGCAGGCTTTTCGCATCTTACAGAATGGGAAATATTCCGGAAAAAGCAAGTGCAGAAGTAGAGGTCCTTTCGGGAGCTTGCATGTTTTTAAATGTAAAGGAAAAAGAGCTACAGCAATTTGATACTGACTATTTCATGTATGGCGAAGACATCGATATTTCATATCGAATCAAAAAAGCGGGCTATTCGGTCAGATATCTTGGCGAAGAAACGATGGTGCATTTTAAAGGGGAAAGCACCAATAAAAAAGCATGGTGGTATTATTATTGGTTTTATAAAACCATGTGGATTTTTAGGAAAAAGCATTTCAGAAATTTCCACCATCAAATAATCAATGCGCTTCTCTTTCCGGCAATTTGGGGTTTAATGTTCCTGGGCTATTTAAAAGGACAAATACCAGAGAAAAAGCCTTCTGGCAAATCTGGATTTAAATCTTATCATATTGTAGGAAATAAGAGTCTAAAACTTGAATTGAGTTTGCAAAAGTTTCAGAACAAGGCCAGGGAAATTGAACTTCGAAAAGCCGAGCTGATAATCATCGATGTGGACTACACCGGATACAGCGAAGTCATAGAATTACTTGATTTAAAACCGGATGATCAAAAAGTTATTTTTTGGAACGAAGAAATGGGCAAATTCTTTGGGGCCTATTAA